The sequence AGCAGTTTTTTTGCCGCAATGGCTCCCACAGGCATGGCGGCAGTCACCAGAATGGATATCAGCGGAACGGCAAGCATTCCGGTGGAAAGGGTGACATAGGGAAAAAGAGAGAGTGCAAGTGTCGGCAGGGTCAGCTTATGAATGAAGCCAAAAAGAAACGAAGCTCCTTTTTCATCGATGATTCCGGTTTTACGCAACAATATTCCCAGAAAAAACAATGAAAAAACCGGTGCAAGAAGAAAAAATACGTCGAACATCGATTGTGAGGTGCGGTTAAACCGTCTGATGAGAAGAGTGGTACACCCGAGAGGATTCGAACCTCTAACCGTCTGATTCGTAGTCAGATACTCTATCCAGTTGAGCTACGGGTGCAACAGTGTAGCGTGTACGGGATTCGAACCCGTGATCTTCGCCTTGAGAGGGCGATGTCCTGGGCCACTAGACGAACACGCCATGATACTGTGAGATGCTAAAGAACGTTCAGCTTTCCTCAGTGGGCCCTGTAGGACTTGAACCTACGACCCAGCGATTATGAGTCGCTTGCTCTGACCAACTGAGCTAAGGGCCCTCAAACCTTCGCTTTAGAGGCTGTTAATATAACTCTTGGCAGTTAATTAGCAAAACCATAATCATCTTTTCGGTTATTTTCTTCTTCAGGAGAACTCTTTGTACTTTTCTCTCGTAATATCGGCTCCGAGACTGTTGAGTTTCATTTCGATCTGTTCGTAGCCCCGATCGAGATGATAGACTCTGAGGACTTCGGTTACCCCGTCTGCAACCAGACCGGCAAGTACGAGACAGGCAGATGCTCTCAGGTCGGTTGACATGACTTTTGTGCCTGACAGTCTCCTCGGCCCTTCCACAATGGCCTGGTTTTTTCTGATTTCAATATGCGCGCCAAGACGGTTGAGCTCGGGAATATGGTTGAACCGTTCATGATAGACTTTGTCGGTAATCCGGCTTGTCCCCTCAGCCTGGGTCATGAGCGCCGTCCACTGGGCCTGCATATCGGTTGGAAATGAAGGGTATGGTTTGGCGGTTATATCGGTCGGGATAAGCTTTTCCGGGCTTGCAAGGGTTATGCTTCCGGGGGTCTGGGAAATTGTGCAGCCTGCGTGAGCGAACTTTTTCAGTACCGATTTAAGCTGTTCGGGTTCGACTCCGTCAACGGTAACCGTTCCTCCGGTAATGGCTGCGGCGGCAAGGAGCGTGCCAGCTTCGATTCTGTCGAAAACATTGGTGAATTCCACTGCCGAGAGCGATGTAACCCCTTCAATGATCAGTTCTGTTGTTCCCGTTCCTTCGATGCGGGCACCCATGGAGGCAAGAAACCGGCAGAGGGCTTCGATCTCCGGTTCGGCGGCTGCGTTGGTGATGATTGTTTTTCCCTCTGCAAGCACTGCCGCCATCAGGGCGTTACCGGTTGCGCCTACAGAAGAAACCGGAAAATCAATTCTCGCACCCTGTAATTTCCCGTTTCTGGCTTTTGCCGTGATGAAGCCGGTTTCTATAGTGATTTCGGCACCGAGTTTTTCCATTGCCATCAGATGCAGGTCTATAGGCCGCGGGCCGAAAGCGCATCCGCCGGGCAGAGATACCGTTGCTTCTCCGAAACGGGCGAGCAGCGGTCCCAGAACATAGATCGAGGCTCTCATTTTTTTGACCAGTTCATACGGTGCGAGCAGGCTTTCAACATTTCCGGTTGACACGGTCAGCGTGTTATCCGAGAATGAGGTCTGTGCACCAAGGTGGTTGATTAACTGGGTGAAGGTGCTGATATCCTGCAGATCCGGAATTCTGTGCAGGGTGAATGTGCCGTTACCCGAGAGAAGCGTTGCGGCGATGACCGGAAGAGATGAATTTTTGGAACCCGAGGCGGTTACGCTGCCGATCAAGCGGCGCCCTCCTCTGATGACAAGCTTGTCCATGGTGCTGTTGAGTGATGAAAAAACTGATATTTACTTATTTCAGTTCAAAAAAAACAGAAAATAATTTTACGGTCTCTTTCAGAAGAGACGTTTTATGGTTTACCTTTCGTAAATTTTATGCTGCTTTTATTTATCCGCTCCTGTTCAAATGAAATAGTACAGGGAATGAAAACAATGGCGAGGAGAGTCACTATGCCGCTGACAAAGAAGAAGAACCTGTTGCGAAACTTTTGTTCCGGGAGGTCGATTGGTTTATTGCTGCTTTTACTGCTGGGTCTGGTTCCCGCCGGCGCGGCAGTTTCCGCTCCGGCAGCCAATACAGAGATACTGAAAATCAAGAAGGAGCGTCAAAATGTAGAGTTGACGCTCAAAAAGCTTAAAAAACAGCTTGAAGAGTACCAGGCAAAGATAAGTACGACAAAAAAACAGGAGTCGCAGTCGCTTAAGGCGCTGGAAAACATTCGTCGTCAGATTCTTGTGCTGGAAAAACTGATAAGGGAAAATCAAAGCTATCTTGTCGTCCTCGATGACGATATCGACAGCCTCAATGGAGCGTTGCATACGAATCGAAGAACGTATGCGAGGGTTTCCGATGACTTCCGCAGAACGGCGGTTTCTGTTTACAAACATGGCCGGCAGCGGGATACCGAGCAGCTTTTTTCTTCGGGTTCAGTCAATGAGGCTTTGCTGAGATCGAAGTATATGGGCTTTTTTTCAAGGGCCGTTCGGGGGGATGTTGAAAAATTGCAGTATGTCGCCGTGCAATTGGAGAACAATCGTGCCGAATTGCAGAAAAGCTATCAGGAAAAAGCTGCCGTGGTACGGGATCAGGAACAGCAATTGAAAACATACTCGCAGAAGGGCAAGGAAAAGGAAGTAGTGCTTGAAAAGCTCAGGCAGAATAAAAAACAGTATGGAGCGCAGCTTGCAACGGTGATGAGTAAGCGACGTCAGTTGCAGTCAAAAATAGAAGGGCTGATTTTTGCCGAGCAGCGAGCCGTTGCCGAGGAAAAGGAACGGCAGCGCAGGATTCAGGAGGCCCGGCGTCTTGAGGCTCAACGTCTTGAAGCTCAGAGACTCGAGGCTCAGCGTCAGGAGGCCAGGCGAGCTGAGGCTCAGCGTCTTGAAAGAGAGCGGCTTCAGGGGCAGCAGCAGGGGTCGGGAAGCCGGCAGAAAGATGCTGCGGAACCGGTTGCCGAAAAAACCGATCAGGCGGTTCAGCGGAAAAGCGCCGTTAAAAAAACTTCGAAACGAAAGCCGGAGAGCCGGCTTGCTTCGAGAAACGAGGCGTCCGTTGTCCCCGATGTTTCTTCGCAGGAAATCGAGAAAGTATCCGCCGATTTCGACAGGGCTTTCGGTTCTCTGCCATGGCCTGTTCGCGGAGGTGTCGTTGCAGAGCGTTTCGGATCCGTAGAAGACCGTGACCTCAGAATTGTTAAAACCAATAATGGTATCGATATATCGGTGCCTGTGGGTACCTCGGTTCGGGCGGTTTCCGGCGGAAAAGTGGTACAGATAGCCTTTCTTCCGACATTCGGCAATATCGTCATTATCCGTCATCCCAATTCCTATCTTACCGTATATGCCAATCTGGGCTCATTGAGCGTCGCAAAAAACGAACTGATACGATCACAGCAGATGATCGGCGTTTCCGGAAAAATGCCTGAAGGCGGTTCGGTTGTCCATTTTGAAATCTGGAAGGGAAAAGTGAAGCAGAACCCTGAAAAATGGCTCAGGAGATAGATGTAATGAGTATAAAAAAACTGTTTTCGACAATTATTGCCCTTCTTTTTTCGCACAGGCAGTTCTGGGAAGATTACCGTTCCGGCAAGGCCGGTGTCGTTGATAATGTCCTGAAAGATTATGCCGTTCCGGTTATCGCTCTTGTCCAGCTTGTCAAATTTCCCCTTATCGGCATTCCTCGACAGGCGATGATTATTGCCATAGCTACCTTTCTTGTCGATGTTGCGGCACTGTATCTTATTACCGGGGGCATCATGCGATTTTTTGACGGCGCGCCTCAGAATCGTCAGGAACAGATGATTACTGCAGTGATCGGTTTCTCGCTTACCCCGGTATGGCTTGCCGAGCCGTTCTATTTTCTGGGAAGCTGGAGTTGGGTTTTTGCTTCGGCAGCGATTCTGTTTTCTCTTTTCATCAGCGGCAACGGGTTTTCTCTGCTTTTTGACCGAATCAATCAATCTGCCATGCGCAATTCGGCTCTTCTGCTTGTGACGGTTTGTGTGGCCGTTTTTGTGGTTGAGCGGGGCATGCTTCGTTTATTCAACGGGTTTTCATTATGATGCCTGCACGCGATCTGCATCTCGACTATTCGCTCGTCGAGGATATTCTTACATCGTTTCTCCGGAATGAAGTACAAAAATTCGGGTTTCGTTCCGTGGCAATAGGTCTTTCGGGCGGTATCGATTCTGCCGTTGTCATTGAACTCGCAGTTCGTGCGTTTGGAGCCGGCCAGGTGCTTGGCGTGATGATGCCTTACAGGTCAAGCAGCCCTGAAAGTCTGGAGCATGCCGAGCTCATGATATCGAGATTGGGAGTCCGTTCAGAGGTTGTCGATATTTCTCCTGCGGTCGATGCATTTGTCCGTTCCGTTCCTGAAGGAGATCTTCTGAGGCGGGGGAATATCATGGCGCGTACCAGAATGGTCTATCTCTACGACATTTCGGCAAGAGACTGCAGGCTGATAATCGGGACCAGCAATAAAACAGAGCTGTTGCTCGGGTACGGCACGCTTTTCGGAGATATGGCATCTGCAATCAATCCGGTAGGCGATCTCTACAAAACGCAGTTACGGGGTCTTGCCCGTCATCTCGGCATACCCGAACCGTTGATAGCAAAAGTTCCTTCAGCTGATCTTTGGGAAGGCCAGAGTGACGAGGCTGATCTGGGTTTTTCCTATGAAGACGCAGACAGCATACTCTATATGATGCTTGAAAAACGTATGGACAGGCAGTCGATGCTTGCCGAAGGAGTTCCCGCAGCATTCTATGACAGGGTAAGAAAAATGGTAGTGAGCAACCAGTATAAAAGAATGATGCCGGTTATAGCGAAAATTTCCGGCAGAACGCCGGGCATCGACTTCCGTTACGCACGCGATTGGCAGGAAAATATTGTTTACCGTAAGCAGTAAGCAGTAAGCAGTAAGAACGTGAGGGGATCGTGGGCCCGAAGAACGTGCGTGGTTTGCGGTGCGCTGTGGGCAGGAAACATTCATGTTTTTTTCCGCTCACCGCTCACCGCTCACATTCTTTTAAAACGATCGCAGCACCGTGTCGATGAGAAAATGTTTGTCGTCCCGTTGCGGATAGTCGGTCGTGTAGTGCAGTCCTCTTGATTCGCGACGCTTGACGGCGCTTTCGATGATCAGGCTTGCGACCTTGATGATGTTGCGCAGTTCGAGAATTTGTGTGGTGATTTTCGTTTTCTTGTAATAGGCTTCGGTTTCGTCCTTGAGAAACTCGATTCTGCGTTGAGCGCGCTGCAGTCGCAGATCGCTCCTCACGATACCGACATAGTCGTTCATGACTCCCTGGGCTTCTCTTTTGTTGTGCGATACAAGAATCCACTCTTCGGGATTAACCGTGCCGCTGTCGTCCCAATCGGGAAATTTCACGCTGTTGTCGAGTGCCGGGAGCTGTTCCCTGATATCGGTAAAAGAACGCCAGGCAAATACCAGCGCCTCGAGCAGGGAGTTGCTTGCGAGCCGGTTCGCTCCGTGTACGCCGGTGCAGCTCGATTCTCCGCATGCATAGAGGCGGTTGAGCGTTGTTCTGCCCATGGCGTCGGTTCTGATGCCTCCGCATGAGTAGTGGGCAGCAGGAACGACCGGAATCATCTCTTTCGTCATATCGATGCCATACTGCAGGCAGGTTTCGTAGATATTGGGAAAATGCTCCCTGGTTTTTGCCGCATCGATATGTGTGACGTCGAGAAAAACGCACTCTTCGCCTGATTTTTTGATTTCGGAGTCTATGGCGCGGGCAACAATGTCTCTGGGCGCAAGATTCTGGCGTTTGTCATATTTGTGCATGAACTCCTGGCCGTTTTTCAGTTTCAGGATGCCCCCAAAACCTCTTACGGCTTCGGATATGAGAAATGATTTGGCTTTGGGATGGTACAGAGAGGTCGGATGAAACTGGATAAATTCCATGTTGGCGATTTCAGCGCCTGCACGGTACGCCATGGCGACGCCGTCGCCGGTGGCAATGTCGGGGTTTGTGGTATGCTGGTACACGTGGCCGAGACCGCCAGAGGCCACTATGGTTATTTTCGCAAGGATTTTTTTTGGCTTTCGCTGTTTCGAGTCGAGCACATAGGCTCCGTAAC comes from Chlorobium limicola DSM 245 and encodes:
- the murA gene encoding UDP-N-acetylglucosamine 1-carboxyvinyltransferase encodes the protein MDKLVIRGGRRLIGSVTASGSKNSSLPVIAATLLSGNGTFTLHRIPDLQDISTFTQLINHLGAQTSFSDNTLTVSTGNVESLLAPYELVKKMRASIYVLGPLLARFGEATVSLPGGCAFGPRPIDLHLMAMEKLGAEITIETGFITAKARNGKLQGARIDFPVSSVGATGNALMAAVLAEGKTIITNAAAEPEIEALCRFLASMGARIEGTGTTELIIEGVTSLSAVEFTNVFDRIEAGTLLAAAAITGGTVTVDGVEPEQLKSVLKKFAHAGCTISQTPGSITLASPEKLIPTDITAKPYPSFPTDMQAQWTALMTQAEGTSRITDKVYHERFNHIPELNRLGAHIEIRKNQAIVEGPRRLSGTKVMSTDLRASACLVLAGLVADGVTEVLRVYHLDRGYEQIEMKLNSLGADITREKYKEFS
- a CDS encoding murein hydrolase activator EnvC family protein, with the protein product MPLTKKKNLLRNFCSGRSIGLLLLLLLGLVPAGAAVSAPAANTEILKIKKERQNVELTLKKLKKQLEEYQAKISTTKKQESQSLKALENIRRQILVLEKLIRENQSYLVVLDDDIDSLNGALHTNRRTYARVSDDFRRTAVSVYKHGRQRDTEQLFSSGSVNEALLRSKYMGFFSRAVRGDVEKLQYVAVQLENNRAELQKSYQEKAAVVRDQEQQLKTYSQKGKEKEVVLEKLRQNKKQYGAQLATVMSKRRQLQSKIEGLIFAEQRAVAEEKERQRRIQEARRLEAQRLEAQRLEAQRQEARRAEAQRLERERLQGQQQGSGSRQKDAAEPVAEKTDQAVQRKSAVKKTSKRKPESRLASRNEASVVPDVSSQEIEKVSADFDRAFGSLPWPVRGGVVAERFGSVEDRDLRIVKTNNGIDISVPVGTSVRAVSGGKVVQIAFLPTFGNIVIIRHPNSYLTVYANLGSLSVAKNELIRSQQMIGVSGKMPEGGSVVHFEIWKGKVKQNPEKWLRR
- a CDS encoding NAD+ synthase is translated as MPARDLHLDYSLVEDILTSFLRNEVQKFGFRSVAIGLSGGIDSAVVIELAVRAFGAGQVLGVMMPYRSSSPESLEHAELMISRLGVRSEVVDISPAVDAFVRSVPEGDLLRRGNIMARTRMVYLYDISARDCRLIIGTSNKTELLLGYGTLFGDMASAINPVGDLYKTQLRGLARHLGIPEPLIAKVPSADLWEGQSDEADLGFSYEDADSILYMMLEKRMDRQSMLAEGVPAAFYDRVRKMVVSNQYKRMMPVIAKISGRTPGIDFRYARDWQENIVYRKQ
- the nadB gene encoding L-aspartate oxidase, with amino-acid sequence MTESLQTDVLVIGSGIGGLYFAIHMADHASVTIITKKESSTSNTNWAQGGIAATIESGDTAELHIEDTLGAGAGLCKRDMVAVMVEEGPQHIRRLMELGVQFTTSDHEQLHLGKEGGHSRSRIVHAQDFTGREVENALLARVNSHPNITLLEHHFAIELLTEHHLGIKTNDITCYGAYVLDSKQRKPKKILAKITIVASGGLGHVYQHTTNPDIATGDGVAMAYRAGAEIANMEFIQFHPTSLYHPKAKSFLISEAVRGFGGILKLKNGQEFMHKYDKRQNLAPRDIVARAIDSEIKKSGEECVFLDVTHIDAAKTREHFPNIYETCLQYGIDMTKEMIPVVPAAHYSCGGIRTDAMGRTTLNRLYACGESSCTGVHGANRLASNSLLEALVFAWRSFTDIREQLPALDNSVKFPDWDDSGTVNPEEWILVSHNKREAQGVMNDYVGIVRSDLRLQRAQRRIEFLKDETEAYYKKTKITTQILELRNIIKVASLIIESAVKRRESRGLHYTTDYPQRDDKHFLIDTVLRSF